TACCGCGACGGAGCCTTCGTCGGCGAACACGTCACTCCGACGACACACGCACAGGTCCAGCCCAACGGAGTCGACCTGACGCTCGATGCGATCTTCGAACCGCTCGAACCCGGTCGGATCACGCGAAACGACACGGAGATCGGGAAACGCCAGCGCGTCGCCAGCGAGGAACTCGACCGCAAAGTCCCCGAGACGTACTACCTCGAACCCGGCGGGTATATCGCGCGCTACGACGAGGTCATCGAGGTCCCCGAGGGCCACGTCGGGTTCGTCTACCCGCGCTCGTCGCTCATGCGAAACGGCTGTATGCTCGATACGGCGGTGTGGGACGCCGGATACGAGGGCCGCGGCGAGGGTCTTCTGGAGGTCCATCACGACATCGAGCTCGAACGCGGCGCACGAATCGCCCAACTCGTCTTCGCGAGAGCCGATCACGAGGGCACGTACGACGGATCCTATCAGGGCGAGAACCTCGCGTCGCACGATTAATTCCGTCGAAGCTTCTTCCTGTAGCGGCGAACCGACTCGTAGGGTCCGATCACGTTCCACTCGACGCCGCCCTCCTTCTCCCCGAGGAAGAACAGCTGTTCGAGCGTGCGGGCGCTTTGGGCCGAGCGAGCAGTCTCGGCAAAGACGACCTCCCCATCGAGACGCCGGGGGAACAGCAGCTGTTCTTCGGTCATCACGCGAAACAGGGCGGTGCCGTCGACCCCGAGACGATAGCCGCCGGCGGCGAAGTAGTCGGCGGTCCGGACCGCGCGGTTCGATCCGCTGACCCAGTCCAGTCCGACGGCTGGGAGCCCGTACTGTAAGGCAAGCCGGATTGCGGCGTCGATGTTCCCTGCTCTCTCACCCCCGACGGGGCCGTAGGTCAGCGAGACGCCCGACTCGAAGGGCGCGAGCAGTTCGCCGAGGAATCCGGGCGGATAGGTGCTGTCGGCGTCGATCGAGACGACGACCTCTCCGCGAGCGAGTTCGAACCCGCGATGACGCGCGTGGAGGATTCCCCGCTCGACGAAGTCCACGAGGTCGACGACCGGGTGGGACTGGGCGATTCCGACGGTGGCGTCGTCACTGTAGGAATCGAGCACGAGCACCTCGAAGTCGTACTTCTCGGGGGCGGCCGCGATCGACGCGGCGATCGAATCCAGGCAGTCGCCGATCCGTCGCTGTTCGTTCAGGCTCGGGAGTGCCACGGTGATCGGCGTCCGGTTCATGACGGCGTCGGCTGTCTGTTCGCCGAGAGGGTGGTATATAACTTGTGGCGGGACGCTTAGGTCCGAAAACGACGTAGGGCTCGCATGGGCTCGCCCCTCCTCTCCACTTTGCCGTCCGCACTCGCTCCGACGGTCTGGCTGATGGAGGCGTTCGTCGCGCTCGCGACCGGCTGGGCCGGGCTCGCGATCGTCTTCGTTTACTCCCTCGTCCTGGGCATTGTCGTCCTGCCGCTTCCGAGCGAACTCGTCCTCCTGGCCCCGATCGATCTCGGCCTCTCGAAGACGGCGCGCCTCGCGTTGACCGTCCTCGTTAGCAGTCTCGGAAAGGCCCTCGGGAGCGTGCTCGTCCTCCGGTTCAGCATCTCCGTCCGCGAATCCGATCCGGTGCGGGGGCGGATCGAACGCGTTCACTTTCGGTTCCACGAGTGGACCCGGATCGTCTCGGTCCGGATGGCCGGACGCTACGGCTATCTCGGCATGGCGCTCGTCCTCTCGATACCGCTCGTCCCCGATACGGCGTCGGTGTACGCGTTTTCGGTCCTCGAGGACGACTACCTGCGCTTTTCGATCGCGGCCTTCGCCGGCAGCGTCGCCCGGCTGCTCGTCGTCGCCCTCCTGCTCGAAGGGACGATCGGGCTCTGAACGTTTTTGGGCCCGGCCCGTGATGGGGCTGCATGAATCGCACACGCGGGATCGGCCTCTTCGTGACTGCCGGCGGGCTGGCCGGCTATCTTGTCGGCGTCCAAATCCCGTATCCCGCCCGGGAGCTCTCGCTGATCGCCGTCATGGTCGGCATCACGATCACCGCGGTCGGCGTCGACGATCCATGATCCGGGCGATCGCGGCCGACGGCTCCCGACCGACGTCGGTGAGTGCGGCCCGCGATGCCCCGGGTCCCGTCTGGGTTCGCGTCACCGACGCCGCTCCCGAGGAACTCGATCGGGTCGCGGACGCCTTCGGCATTCACTCGCTGGCCGTCGAGGACCTCTCGGGCGTGCTCCGACCGAAAACCGAGGAGTACTCCGACTACGCATTCGTCCTGTTGAAGATCGCCGAGCTCGCCGCCGGCGACACCAGCTTCGGTGACGAGCTGCTCGTCGATCCCCTCGGTATCTGCATCGG
This window of the Halalkalicoccus subterraneus genome carries:
- a CDS encoding deoxyuridine 5'-triphosphate nucleotidohydrolase, translating into MYRDGAFVGEHVTPTTHAQVQPNGVDLTLDAIFEPLEPGRITRNDTEIGKRQRVASEELDRKVPETYYLEPGGYIARYDEVIEVPEGHVGFVYPRSSLMRNGCMLDTAVWDAGYEGRGEGLLEVHHDIELERGARIAQLVFARADHEGTYDGSYQGENLASHD
- a CDS encoding glycosyltransferase family 2 protein codes for the protein MNRTPITVALPSLNEQRRIGDCLDSIAASIAAAPEKYDFEVLVLDSYSDDATVGIAQSHPVVDLVDFVERGILHARHRGFELARGEVVVSIDADSTYPPGFLGELLAPFESGVSLTYGPVGGERAGNIDAAIRLALQYGLPAVGLDWVSGSNRAVRTADYFAAGGYRLGVDGTALFRVMTEEQLLFPRRLDGEVVFAETARSAQSARTLEQLFFLGEKEGGVEWNVIGPYESVRRYRKKLRRN